A single window of Cottoperca gobio chromosome 9, fCotGob3.1, whole genome shotgun sequence DNA harbors:
- the rhobtb4 gene encoding rho related BTB domain containing 4 isoform X3 produces MWVNSGTVGRALSMDIDTDYERPNVETIKCVVVGDNAVGKTRLICARACNATLTQYQLLATHVPTVWAIDQYRVCQEVLERSRDVVDEVSVSLRLWDTFGDHHKDRRFAYGRSDVVVLCFSLANPNSLRHVRTMWFPEIKHFCPRTPIILVGCQLDLRYADLDAVNRARRPLAKPIKPTDILPPERGHEVAKELGIPYFETSIVAQFGVKDVFDNAIRAALISRRHLQFWKSHLKRVQRPLLQAPFLPPRPPRPIVGIPDPPPTDGEGPDSLFCQPLCTDVLFLLHGGATRVFAHTVYLATSCSKFYDLFTLDLGGSCMGSRGEEQENMENLDNGEEEEQSRRGAKEQAGRTKSLDIDKDGADGGVRGLNRPQLLQQGSLRTSQSDNALPSRAHYSLGALATGRALSGWGRGFLSVCLEHVDDPMTGRARLMTVVAMDALIQEEPFKAVLQYLYTGSLDESRGDLMQVATIAELLEVFDLRMMVANVLNRESFMNQEITKAFHVRRANRIKECLNKGTFADVVFRLDDGCLPAHKPLLISSCNWMAAMFRGSFMESYIEEVSIPNTSTACMHGVLEFLYCGLLTPCPGLDPMELIILANRLCLPRLVALTEQHAVDELLQLSAKGGDIDGQVLAYLELAQFHNAKQLSAWCLHHICTNYNSICRKFPKDMKVMSPENQRHFEKQRWPPVWFLKEEDRYLRSQKEREREEEILRKQHTKRGWCFWRHPSSSPHVS; encoded by the exons ATGTGGGTCAATTCCGGAACCGTCGGAAG GGCCCTCTCCATGGATATAGACACAGACTATGAGCGGCCCAATGTGGAAACTATTAAATGTGTGGTGGTAGGGGATAATGCAGTAGGCAAGACCAGGCTAATCTGTGCCCGGGCCTGCAATGCCACCCTCACACAGTATCAGCTGCTTGCCACCCACGTGCCAACCGTCTGGGCCATCGACCAGTACCGTGTATGCCAGGAG GTGTTGGAGAGATCTCGTGACGTAGTGGATGAGGTCAGTGTGTCCCTGAGGCTATGGGACACATTCGGGGATCATCACAAAGACAGACGATTTGCCTATGGCAG GTCTGACGTAGTGGTGCTTTGCTTCTCACTGGCGAATCCCAATTCCCTGCGCCACGTACGCACAATGTGGTTCCCGGAGATCAAGCACTTTTGTCCACGGACACCTATCATTTTGGTTGGCTGCCAGCTGGATCTGCGCTATGCCGACCTGGATGCAGTTAACCGTGCACGACGACCCCTAGCCAA ACCCATCAAACCTACCGATATCCTTCCCCCAGAGAGAGGCCACGAGGTGGCAAAGGAACTTGGGATACCATATTTTGAGACCAGCATTGTTGCCCAGTTTGGAGTCAAAGATGTTTTTGACAATGCCATCCGAGCCGCCCTCATCTCCCGTCGTCACCTGCAGTTCTGGAAGTCCCACCTGAAAAGGGTCCAGAGGCCCCTTCTCCAGGCGCCCTTCCTGCCTCCTCGCCCGCCTCGCCCCATAGTGGGCATCCCAGACCCCCCTCCCACAGACGGCGAGGGCCCTGATTCCCTTTTCTGCCAGCCACTGTGTACAGATGTTCTTTTCCTTCTGCATGGCGGTGCCACTCGCGTATTTGCACACACAGTATATCTGGCTACTTCCTGTTCCAAATTCTATGACCTCTTTACCCTTGATCTTGGTGGATCATGCATGGGGTCACGGGGGGAGGAACAGGAGAACATGGAAAACTTGGACAAcggggaggaagaagagcagagcaggagaggagccaAGGAGCAAGCTGGGCGCACTAAAAGCCTGGACATTGATAAAGACGGGGCTGATGGAGGAGTGCGGGGCCTGAACCGACCCCAGCTGCTCCAACAGGGCTCTTTGAGGACTTCCCAGAGTGATAATGCGCTCCCCTCTCGAGCCCACTACTCCCTGGGAGCACTAGCGACTGGTCGAGCACTTTCAGGATGGGGGAGGGGGttcctgagtgtgtgtctggagCATGTTGATGATCCCATGACTGGACGAGCACGACTCATGACTGTGGTAGCCATGGATGCGCTTATACAGGAAGAACCATTCAAG GCAGTGCTTCAGTACCTGTACACAGGCAGTCTGGACGAGAGCCGAGGGGATCTGATGCAGGTAGCCACCATCGCAGAGCTGCTTGAGGTGTTTGACCTGCGGATGATGGTTGCCAATGTTCTCAACAGAGAGAGCTTCATGAACCAGGAGATCACCAAGGCTTTCCACGTCCGCAGAGCCAACCGCATCAAGGAGTGTCTCAATAAAGGGACCTTTGCTG ATGTGGTGTTCCGACTGGACGATGGCTGCCTCCCAGCCCACAAGCCCCTGCTCATCTCCAGTTGCAACTGGATGGCTGCCATGTTCCGTGGCTCTTTCATGGAAAGCTACATTGAGGAG GTATCCATCCCTAACACCAGTACAGCCTGTATGCACGGGGTGTTGGAGTTCCTGTACTGTGGTCTGCTGACGCCCTGTCCTGGTCTCGACCCCATGGAACTAATTATACTCGCCAACCGTCTGTGTTTGCCCCGCCTTGTCGCCCTCACAG AACAGCATGCTGTGGATGAGCTTCTCCAGTTGTCAGCGAAAGGAGGTGACATAGATGGACAAGTGTTGGCCTACCTCGAGCTTGCACAG TTCCACAATGCCAAGCAACTATCAGCTTGGTGTCTCCATCACATCTGCACTAATTATAATAGCATCTGCCGCAAATTTCCCAAAGACATGAAGGTCATGTCTCCAG AAAACCAGAGGCACTTTGAGAAGCAGCGCTGGCCTCCTGTGTGGTTCCTGAAGGAGGAAGACCGCTATCTGCGCTCTCAGAAGGAGCGCGAGCGTGAGGAGGAGATCTTGCGCAAGCAACACACCAAACGGGGCTGGTGTTTCTGGAGACATCCGTCCTCCTCTCCGCACGTCTCCTAA
- the rhobtb4 gene encoding rho related BTB domain containing 4 isoform X2 gives MRDFIICLLWCQEIALRSLHSSACEPCVMLRSLAEVSVYWALSMDIDTDYERPNVETIKCVVVGDNAVGKTRLICARACNATLTQYQLLATHVPTVWAIDQYRVCQEVLERSRDVVDEVSVSLRLWDTFGDHHKDRRFAYGRSDVVVLCFSLANPNSLRHVRTMWFPEIKHFCPRTPIILVGCQLDLRYADLDAVNRARRPLAKPIKPTDILPPERGHEVAKELGIPYFETSIVAQFGVKDVFDNAIRAALISRRHLQFWKSHLKRVQRPLLQAPFLPPRPPRPIVGIPDPPPTDGEGPDSLFCQPLCTDVLFLLHGGATRVFAHTVYLATSCSKFYDLFTLDLGGSCMGSRGEEQENMENLDNGEEEEQSRRGAKEQAGRTKSLDIDKDGADGGVRGLNRPQLLQQGSLRTSQSDNALPSRAHYSLGALATGRALSGWGRGFLSVCLEHVDDPMTGRARLMTVVAMDALIQEEPFKAVLQYLYTGSLDESRGDLMQVATIAELLEVFDLRMMVANVLNRESFMNQEITKAFHVRRANRIKECLNKGTFADVVFRLDDGCLPAHKPLLISSCNWMAAMFRGSFMESYIEEVSIPNTSTACMHGVLEFLYCGLLTPCPGLDPMELIILANRLCLPRLVALTEQHAVDELLQLSAKGGDIDGQVLAYLELAQFHNAKQLSAWCLHHICTNYNSICRKFPKDMKVMSPENQRHFEKQRWPPVWFLKEEDRYLRSQKEREREEEILRKQHTKRGWCFWRHPSSSPHVS, from the exons ATGAGGGATTTTATCATCTGTCTCTTGTGGTGCCAAG AAATAGCTCTGCGGTCCCTCCATTCCTCAGCCTGCGAACCATGTGTTATGTTGAGGAGTTTGGCAGAAGTCTCTGTATACTG GGCCCTCTCCATGGATATAGACACAGACTATGAGCGGCCCAATGTGGAAACTATTAAATGTGTGGTGGTAGGGGATAATGCAGTAGGCAAGACCAGGCTAATCTGTGCCCGGGCCTGCAATGCCACCCTCACACAGTATCAGCTGCTTGCCACCCACGTGCCAACCGTCTGGGCCATCGACCAGTACCGTGTATGCCAGGAG GTGTTGGAGAGATCTCGTGACGTAGTGGATGAGGTCAGTGTGTCCCTGAGGCTATGGGACACATTCGGGGATCATCACAAAGACAGACGATTTGCCTATGGCAG GTCTGACGTAGTGGTGCTTTGCTTCTCACTGGCGAATCCCAATTCCCTGCGCCACGTACGCACAATGTGGTTCCCGGAGATCAAGCACTTTTGTCCACGGACACCTATCATTTTGGTTGGCTGCCAGCTGGATCTGCGCTATGCCGACCTGGATGCAGTTAACCGTGCACGACGACCCCTAGCCAA ACCCATCAAACCTACCGATATCCTTCCCCCAGAGAGAGGCCACGAGGTGGCAAAGGAACTTGGGATACCATATTTTGAGACCAGCATTGTTGCCCAGTTTGGAGTCAAAGATGTTTTTGACAATGCCATCCGAGCCGCCCTCATCTCCCGTCGTCACCTGCAGTTCTGGAAGTCCCACCTGAAAAGGGTCCAGAGGCCCCTTCTCCAGGCGCCCTTCCTGCCTCCTCGCCCGCCTCGCCCCATAGTGGGCATCCCAGACCCCCCTCCCACAGACGGCGAGGGCCCTGATTCCCTTTTCTGCCAGCCACTGTGTACAGATGTTCTTTTCCTTCTGCATGGCGGTGCCACTCGCGTATTTGCACACACAGTATATCTGGCTACTTCCTGTTCCAAATTCTATGACCTCTTTACCCTTGATCTTGGTGGATCATGCATGGGGTCACGGGGGGAGGAACAGGAGAACATGGAAAACTTGGACAAcggggaggaagaagagcagagcaggagaggagccaAGGAGCAAGCTGGGCGCACTAAAAGCCTGGACATTGATAAAGACGGGGCTGATGGAGGAGTGCGGGGCCTGAACCGACCCCAGCTGCTCCAACAGGGCTCTTTGAGGACTTCCCAGAGTGATAATGCGCTCCCCTCTCGAGCCCACTACTCCCTGGGAGCACTAGCGACTGGTCGAGCACTTTCAGGATGGGGGAGGGGGttcctgagtgtgtgtctggagCATGTTGATGATCCCATGACTGGACGAGCACGACTCATGACTGTGGTAGCCATGGATGCGCTTATACAGGAAGAACCATTCAAG GCAGTGCTTCAGTACCTGTACACAGGCAGTCTGGACGAGAGCCGAGGGGATCTGATGCAGGTAGCCACCATCGCAGAGCTGCTTGAGGTGTTTGACCTGCGGATGATGGTTGCCAATGTTCTCAACAGAGAGAGCTTCATGAACCAGGAGATCACCAAGGCTTTCCACGTCCGCAGAGCCAACCGCATCAAGGAGTGTCTCAATAAAGGGACCTTTGCTG ATGTGGTGTTCCGACTGGACGATGGCTGCCTCCCAGCCCACAAGCCCCTGCTCATCTCCAGTTGCAACTGGATGGCTGCCATGTTCCGTGGCTCTTTCATGGAAAGCTACATTGAGGAG GTATCCATCCCTAACACCAGTACAGCCTGTATGCACGGGGTGTTGGAGTTCCTGTACTGTGGTCTGCTGACGCCCTGTCCTGGTCTCGACCCCATGGAACTAATTATACTCGCCAACCGTCTGTGTTTGCCCCGCCTTGTCGCCCTCACAG AACAGCATGCTGTGGATGAGCTTCTCCAGTTGTCAGCGAAAGGAGGTGACATAGATGGACAAGTGTTGGCCTACCTCGAGCTTGCACAG TTCCACAATGCCAAGCAACTATCAGCTTGGTGTCTCCATCACATCTGCACTAATTATAATAGCATCTGCCGCAAATTTCCCAAAGACATGAAGGTCATGTCTCCAG AAAACCAGAGGCACTTTGAGAAGCAGCGCTGGCCTCCTGTGTGGTTCCTGAAGGAGGAAGACCGCTATCTGCGCTCTCAGAAGGAGCGCGAGCGTGAGGAGGAGATCTTGCGCAAGCAACACACCAAACGGGGCTGGTGTTTCTGGAGACATCCGTCCTCCTCTCCGCACGTCTCCTAA
- the rhobtb4 gene encoding rho related BTB domain containing 4 isoform X1 — protein MLRSLAEVSVYWALSMDIDTDYERPNVETIKCVVVGDNAVGKTRLICARACNATLTQYQLLATHVPTVWAIDQYRVCQEVLERSRDVVDEVSVSLRLWDTFGDHHKDRRFAYGRSDVVVLCFSLANPNSLRHVRTMWFPEIKHFCPRTPIILVGCQLDLRYADLDAVNRARRPLAKPIKPTDILPPERGHEVAKELGIPYFETSIVAQFGVKDVFDNAIRAALISRRHLQFWKSHLKRVQRPLLQAPFLPPRPPRPIVGIPDPPPTDGEGPDSLFCQPLCTDVLFLLHGGATRVFAHTVYLATSCSKFYDLFTLDLGGSCMGSRGEEQENMENLDNGEEEEQSRRGAKEQAGRTKSLDIDKDGADGGVRGLNRPQLLQQGSLRTSQSDNALPSRAHYSLGALATGRALSGWGRGFLSVCLEHVDDPMTGRARLMTVVAMDALIQEEPFKAVLQYLYTGSLDESRGDLMQVATIAELLEVFDLRMMVANVLNRESFMNQEITKAFHVRRANRIKECLNKGTFADVVFRLDDGCLPAHKPLLISSCNWMAAMFRGSFMESYIEEVSIPNTSTACMHGVLEFLYCGLLTPCPGLDPMELIILANRLCLPRLVALTEQHAVDELLQLSAKGGDIDGQVLAYLELAQFHNAKQLSAWCLHHICTNYNSICRKFPKDMKVMSPENQRHFEKQRWPPVWFLKEEDRYLRSQKEREREEEILRKQHTKRGWCFWRHPSSSPHVS, from the exons ATGTTGAGGAGTTTGGCAGAAGTCTCTGTATACTG GGCCCTCTCCATGGATATAGACACAGACTATGAGCGGCCCAATGTGGAAACTATTAAATGTGTGGTGGTAGGGGATAATGCAGTAGGCAAGACCAGGCTAATCTGTGCCCGGGCCTGCAATGCCACCCTCACACAGTATCAGCTGCTTGCCACCCACGTGCCAACCGTCTGGGCCATCGACCAGTACCGTGTATGCCAGGAG GTGTTGGAGAGATCTCGTGACGTAGTGGATGAGGTCAGTGTGTCCCTGAGGCTATGGGACACATTCGGGGATCATCACAAAGACAGACGATTTGCCTATGGCAG GTCTGACGTAGTGGTGCTTTGCTTCTCACTGGCGAATCCCAATTCCCTGCGCCACGTACGCACAATGTGGTTCCCGGAGATCAAGCACTTTTGTCCACGGACACCTATCATTTTGGTTGGCTGCCAGCTGGATCTGCGCTATGCCGACCTGGATGCAGTTAACCGTGCACGACGACCCCTAGCCAA ACCCATCAAACCTACCGATATCCTTCCCCCAGAGAGAGGCCACGAGGTGGCAAAGGAACTTGGGATACCATATTTTGAGACCAGCATTGTTGCCCAGTTTGGAGTCAAAGATGTTTTTGACAATGCCATCCGAGCCGCCCTCATCTCCCGTCGTCACCTGCAGTTCTGGAAGTCCCACCTGAAAAGGGTCCAGAGGCCCCTTCTCCAGGCGCCCTTCCTGCCTCCTCGCCCGCCTCGCCCCATAGTGGGCATCCCAGACCCCCCTCCCACAGACGGCGAGGGCCCTGATTCCCTTTTCTGCCAGCCACTGTGTACAGATGTTCTTTTCCTTCTGCATGGCGGTGCCACTCGCGTATTTGCACACACAGTATATCTGGCTACTTCCTGTTCCAAATTCTATGACCTCTTTACCCTTGATCTTGGTGGATCATGCATGGGGTCACGGGGGGAGGAACAGGAGAACATGGAAAACTTGGACAAcggggaggaagaagagcagagcaggagaggagccaAGGAGCAAGCTGGGCGCACTAAAAGCCTGGACATTGATAAAGACGGGGCTGATGGAGGAGTGCGGGGCCTGAACCGACCCCAGCTGCTCCAACAGGGCTCTTTGAGGACTTCCCAGAGTGATAATGCGCTCCCCTCTCGAGCCCACTACTCCCTGGGAGCACTAGCGACTGGTCGAGCACTTTCAGGATGGGGGAGGGGGttcctgagtgtgtgtctggagCATGTTGATGATCCCATGACTGGACGAGCACGACTCATGACTGTGGTAGCCATGGATGCGCTTATACAGGAAGAACCATTCAAG GCAGTGCTTCAGTACCTGTACACAGGCAGTCTGGACGAGAGCCGAGGGGATCTGATGCAGGTAGCCACCATCGCAGAGCTGCTTGAGGTGTTTGACCTGCGGATGATGGTTGCCAATGTTCTCAACAGAGAGAGCTTCATGAACCAGGAGATCACCAAGGCTTTCCACGTCCGCAGAGCCAACCGCATCAAGGAGTGTCTCAATAAAGGGACCTTTGCTG ATGTGGTGTTCCGACTGGACGATGGCTGCCTCCCAGCCCACAAGCCCCTGCTCATCTCCAGTTGCAACTGGATGGCTGCCATGTTCCGTGGCTCTTTCATGGAAAGCTACATTGAGGAG GTATCCATCCCTAACACCAGTACAGCCTGTATGCACGGGGTGTTGGAGTTCCTGTACTGTGGTCTGCTGACGCCCTGTCCTGGTCTCGACCCCATGGAACTAATTATACTCGCCAACCGTCTGTGTTTGCCCCGCCTTGTCGCCCTCACAG AACAGCATGCTGTGGATGAGCTTCTCCAGTTGTCAGCGAAAGGAGGTGACATAGATGGACAAGTGTTGGCCTACCTCGAGCTTGCACAG TTCCACAATGCCAAGCAACTATCAGCTTGGTGTCTCCATCACATCTGCACTAATTATAATAGCATCTGCCGCAAATTTCCCAAAGACATGAAGGTCATGTCTCCAG AAAACCAGAGGCACTTTGAGAAGCAGCGCTGGCCTCCTGTGTGGTTCCTGAAGGAGGAAGACCGCTATCTGCGCTCTCAGAAGGAGCGCGAGCGTGAGGAGGAGATCTTGCGCAAGCAACACACCAAACGGGGCTGGTGTTTCTGGAGACATCCGTCCTCCTCTCCGCACGTCTCCTAA
- the rhobtb4 gene encoding rho related BTB domain containing 4 isoform X4: MDIDTDYERPNVETIKCVVVGDNAVGKTRLICARACNATLTQYQLLATHVPTVWAIDQYRVCQEVLERSRDVVDEVSVSLRLWDTFGDHHKDRRFAYGRSDVVVLCFSLANPNSLRHVRTMWFPEIKHFCPRTPIILVGCQLDLRYADLDAVNRARRPLAKPIKPTDILPPERGHEVAKELGIPYFETSIVAQFGVKDVFDNAIRAALISRRHLQFWKSHLKRVQRPLLQAPFLPPRPPRPIVGIPDPPPTDGEGPDSLFCQPLCTDVLFLLHGGATRVFAHTVYLATSCSKFYDLFTLDLGGSCMGSRGEEQENMENLDNGEEEEQSRRGAKEQAGRTKSLDIDKDGADGGVRGLNRPQLLQQGSLRTSQSDNALPSRAHYSLGALATGRALSGWGRGFLSVCLEHVDDPMTGRARLMTVVAMDALIQEEPFKAVLQYLYTGSLDESRGDLMQVATIAELLEVFDLRMMVANVLNRESFMNQEITKAFHVRRANRIKECLNKGTFADVVFRLDDGCLPAHKPLLISSCNWMAAMFRGSFMESYIEEVSIPNTSTACMHGVLEFLYCGLLTPCPGLDPMELIILANRLCLPRLVALTEQHAVDELLQLSAKGGDIDGQVLAYLELAQFHNAKQLSAWCLHHICTNYNSICRKFPKDMKVMSPENQRHFEKQRWPPVWFLKEEDRYLRSQKEREREEEILRKQHTKRGWCFWRHPSSSPHVS; the protein is encoded by the exons ATGGATATAGACACAGACTATGAGCGGCCCAATGTGGAAACTATTAAATGTGTGGTGGTAGGGGATAATGCAGTAGGCAAGACCAGGCTAATCTGTGCCCGGGCCTGCAATGCCACCCTCACACAGTATCAGCTGCTTGCCACCCACGTGCCAACCGTCTGGGCCATCGACCAGTACCGTGTATGCCAGGAG GTGTTGGAGAGATCTCGTGACGTAGTGGATGAGGTCAGTGTGTCCCTGAGGCTATGGGACACATTCGGGGATCATCACAAAGACAGACGATTTGCCTATGGCAG GTCTGACGTAGTGGTGCTTTGCTTCTCACTGGCGAATCCCAATTCCCTGCGCCACGTACGCACAATGTGGTTCCCGGAGATCAAGCACTTTTGTCCACGGACACCTATCATTTTGGTTGGCTGCCAGCTGGATCTGCGCTATGCCGACCTGGATGCAGTTAACCGTGCACGACGACCCCTAGCCAA ACCCATCAAACCTACCGATATCCTTCCCCCAGAGAGAGGCCACGAGGTGGCAAAGGAACTTGGGATACCATATTTTGAGACCAGCATTGTTGCCCAGTTTGGAGTCAAAGATGTTTTTGACAATGCCATCCGAGCCGCCCTCATCTCCCGTCGTCACCTGCAGTTCTGGAAGTCCCACCTGAAAAGGGTCCAGAGGCCCCTTCTCCAGGCGCCCTTCCTGCCTCCTCGCCCGCCTCGCCCCATAGTGGGCATCCCAGACCCCCCTCCCACAGACGGCGAGGGCCCTGATTCCCTTTTCTGCCAGCCACTGTGTACAGATGTTCTTTTCCTTCTGCATGGCGGTGCCACTCGCGTATTTGCACACACAGTATATCTGGCTACTTCCTGTTCCAAATTCTATGACCTCTTTACCCTTGATCTTGGTGGATCATGCATGGGGTCACGGGGGGAGGAACAGGAGAACATGGAAAACTTGGACAAcggggaggaagaagagcagagcaggagaggagccaAGGAGCAAGCTGGGCGCACTAAAAGCCTGGACATTGATAAAGACGGGGCTGATGGAGGAGTGCGGGGCCTGAACCGACCCCAGCTGCTCCAACAGGGCTCTTTGAGGACTTCCCAGAGTGATAATGCGCTCCCCTCTCGAGCCCACTACTCCCTGGGAGCACTAGCGACTGGTCGAGCACTTTCAGGATGGGGGAGGGGGttcctgagtgtgtgtctggagCATGTTGATGATCCCATGACTGGACGAGCACGACTCATGACTGTGGTAGCCATGGATGCGCTTATACAGGAAGAACCATTCAAG GCAGTGCTTCAGTACCTGTACACAGGCAGTCTGGACGAGAGCCGAGGGGATCTGATGCAGGTAGCCACCATCGCAGAGCTGCTTGAGGTGTTTGACCTGCGGATGATGGTTGCCAATGTTCTCAACAGAGAGAGCTTCATGAACCAGGAGATCACCAAGGCTTTCCACGTCCGCAGAGCCAACCGCATCAAGGAGTGTCTCAATAAAGGGACCTTTGCTG ATGTGGTGTTCCGACTGGACGATGGCTGCCTCCCAGCCCACAAGCCCCTGCTCATCTCCAGTTGCAACTGGATGGCTGCCATGTTCCGTGGCTCTTTCATGGAAAGCTACATTGAGGAG GTATCCATCCCTAACACCAGTACAGCCTGTATGCACGGGGTGTTGGAGTTCCTGTACTGTGGTCTGCTGACGCCCTGTCCTGGTCTCGACCCCATGGAACTAATTATACTCGCCAACCGTCTGTGTTTGCCCCGCCTTGTCGCCCTCACAG AACAGCATGCTGTGGATGAGCTTCTCCAGTTGTCAGCGAAAGGAGGTGACATAGATGGACAAGTGTTGGCCTACCTCGAGCTTGCACAG TTCCACAATGCCAAGCAACTATCAGCTTGGTGTCTCCATCACATCTGCACTAATTATAATAGCATCTGCCGCAAATTTCCCAAAGACATGAAGGTCATGTCTCCAG AAAACCAGAGGCACTTTGAGAAGCAGCGCTGGCCTCCTGTGTGGTTCCTGAAGGAGGAAGACCGCTATCTGCGCTCTCAGAAGGAGCGCGAGCGTGAGGAGGAGATCTTGCGCAAGCAACACACCAAACGGGGCTGGTGTTTCTGGAGACATCCGTCCTCCTCTCCGCACGTCTCCTAA